Proteins from a single region of Trichoderma asperellum chromosome 3, complete sequence:
- a CDS encoding uncharacterized protein (EggNog:ENOG41), with the protein MDRARRPTTNRRKPQGVSSSPTSGSDASFERNQSSASPIMAHATNTPQAAQQNRRAQKTLQPAFTFSTPGPTTRPLNLRKRSKTMDDYSVADEDFENDSPKKGGHSLRKRARVDYTFEQIDDDIDFSSAIPGSASAAASAPRNRRRRPDSNSYDSEDLYGSGLKRRGASVDADTPSSRRRYPARKTSESRAYRDEFDDDENDVQDTIEVGVLYSDSEKSDSAHMDLSNASSTDLSVEAPQKPTTAHSGFPHQDSDLKSADHAAAPAPTSLDVDPSGNAAGPASASDSDSASASASTSAAADINMPQPQADRARLPDSAAPASTADEKTAEPQPNARAEGDATRTFSDEMAAPPESYADELKSPRSSTPQNSGRIVNSNDREREPSVQPVQMSPAPSTPPPAVHATAEANNTALTHAAENDTPAEETACIKPLNQLPEKEIPQENPEAPPESDTHPQPQPQAQQESQARAQPQEPPYYPSAAAHLITLTAPSVQQLKSQVQAEEAHEAQTPESEPDSKAPSPPPITVTAAAEDEADGTPASPSISALGSTTLDASQSTSTDTTCVEPRVSLPEDGADAVVSPPLPEIQVQVEGANMKPADPAPPSQPSERGPFKPQPRPEGRWAHLTPYIDGEYVAYPEKKAQQEDEVTTSEDQTADDREANDMEPMVDDNDDIPDAAGIEAPTPALNTPLRGSPVPDSIDPTASNSPAAGGDDGDDVDVTEEPPERSRSFRYRKLRDPNEYLAALENFEEMSTEDLYEVLESINISLVQWQTEWNGLGKIVDDYENSLRRRVADVKYESRTRNFHQHGVNYEEPEFVVKGYRSKDREGMTETRYLQNQDRIMAAAYGFEYDPHPSKIGRQNPETQQAGIMTRGRSLRNQPKPTAKATEADEVTGKRQRKPVQLFDPATQDVSRSSTPVPTARPRRRRTANADNDESQVSFAASFNSESISDDEAGDGRRRRNRAARPKMNVPSIIEELAPAPPSEDSSVRETPSRSGRNKRVKQPPKYDEDPLGYHFVEEEPPKRRHLLTLKIPKGKNISEPSSAITDNGDSRPSTADSDSTSHTAESSYSFRPKRQKRFRDDAEESEEASQAPTKKKNKRINVVPSVGGEEFPVLPEMLEPEAALGPNRKIQKIKVVRTTPASRKGTPSSLPNGEEAEEPPKDYKSMTKSEKMSASMKSRWANGNMAGAVEKRKATLAAKKAAQAAAEQRVGLIAPKPKMKAAKKEPIEQNQMPPPFAPQQPPQQMHGMGYPYPPS; encoded by the exons ATGGACCGCGCTCGCCGCCCAACAACAAATCGTCGCAAGCCTCAGGGagtttcttcatctcctaCGTCTGGTTCAGACGCTTCTTTTGAGCGGAATCAGTCGTCCGCCAGTCCCATCATGGCGCATGCCACTAACACTCCACAAGCCGCACAGCAAAACCGGCGCGCCCAAAAGACTCTTCAGCCCGCCTTCACCTTCTCAACGCCGGGACCAACAACCCGGCCTCTGAATCTGAGAAAGAGATCAAAGACCATGGATGACTACAGCGTGGCTGATGAAGATTTTGAAAACGACAGCCCCAAGAAGGGCGGTCACAGCCTGCGCAAACGCGCGCGTGTTGACTACACGTTTGAGCAGATTGACGACGACATTGACTTTTCAAGCGCCATTCCAGGCTCGGCATCAGCAGCTGCCTCTGCCCCTCGTAATAGGAGGCGACGGCCTGACAGCAACAGCTACGATTCCGAGGATCTCTACGGGTCTGGACTCAAGAGGCGAGGCGCCTCTGTTGATGCTGACACGCCATCCAGCCGGCGCCGCTATCCCGCCAGGAAGACTTCCGAGTCGAGAGCCTACAGGGATGAgtttgacgacgacgaaaacGACGTCCAGGACACCATTGAGGTGGGCGTGCTGTATTCCGACTCTGAGAAATCCGACAGCGCTCACATGGATCTCTCAAATGCTTCATCCACGGACCTGTCCGTCGAGGCCCCACAAAAACCGACAACAGCCCATTCAGGCTTTCCGCACCAGGACAGCGACCTCAAGTCTGCCGACCACGCCGCAGCGCCAGCCCCAACAAGTCTGGATGTTGATCCATCTGGAAATGCTGCAGGCCCTGCATCTGCTTCTGATTCTGATTCTGCTTCCGCTTCTGCTTCTACTTCTGCGGCCGCTGACATCAACATGCCCCAGCCGCAGGCAGACCGTGCAAGGCTGCCCGATTCGGCCGCACCAGCCTCAACCGCTGATGAGAAGACGGCTGAGCCACAGCCCAATGCTCGCGCTGAGGGCGACGCCACACGCACTTTTAGCGATGAGATGGCGGCACCACCTGAAAGCTACGCGGATGAGCTCAAGTCTCCACGCAGCAGCACGCCGCAGAACTCTGGCCGCATTGTCAACAGCAATGATCGTGAGCGAGAGCCGAGTGTGCAGCCCGTGCAGATGTCGCCAGCCCCTTCCACACCGCCGCCTGCAGTGCATGCGACCGCAGAGGCCAATAACACGGCCTTGACACATGCGGCTGAAAATGACACTCCCGCTGAAGAAACTGCATGTATTAAGCCTCTTAACCAACTTCCCGAAAAGGAAATTCCACAAGAAAACCCTGAGGCACCACCAGAAAGCGACACACACCCGCAGCCCCAGCCTCAGGCTCAGCAAGAGTCTCAGGCCCGGGCTCAACCACAAGAGCCGCCATACTATCCGTCGGCAGCGGCGCACTTGATTACACTCACTGCGCCGTCGGTGCAGCAGCTCAAATCTCAAGTACAGGCGGAAGAGGCCCATGAAGCGCAGACGCCAGAGTCAGAGCCAGATTCCAAAGCACCCAGCCCTCCCCCCATCACAGTCACTGCTGCGGCCGAGGACGAAGCCGATGGCACTCCGGCCTCTCCATCAATATCTGCTCTCGGCTCCACGACATTGGACGCATCTCAGTCGACGAGCACTGACACCACATGCGTCGAGCCACGCGTGTCATTGCCCGAGGACGGTGCTGACGCTGTTGTCAGCCCACCATTACCAGAGATCCAGGTTCAAGTTGAAGGCGCAAATATGAAGCCTGCAGATCCAGCGCCGCCATCTCAGCCCTCTGAGCGAGGCCCGTTTAAGCCACAGCCTCGGCCTGAAGGCAGATGGGCTCACCTGACTCCATATATCGATGGAGAGTATGTCGCGTATCCGGAAAAGAAAGCGCAGCAAGAGGACGAGGTCACTACCAGCGAAGACCAAACTGCTGATGACCGAGAGGCCAATGACATGGAGCCAATGGTCGATGACAACGACGACATTCCGGATGCTGCCGGGATCGAGGCGCCCACACCAGCTCTCAATACACCCTTACGGGGCTCCCCTGTGCCCGATTCGATTGACCCCACTGCCTCCAATTCTCCGGCTGCTGGTGGAgatgacggcgacgacgttGATGTAACTGAAGAGCCACCCGAGCGCAGCCGATCATTCCGCTATCGCAAGCTTAGAGATCCTAATGAATACCTTGCCGCTCTCGAGAATTTCGAGGAAATGTCAACAGAGGATCTCTACGAGGTCTTGGAATCTATCAACATTTCACTTGTTCAATGGCAAACCGAGTGGAACGGACTGGGCAAGATTGTCGATGACTACGAAAACTCGCTCCGCCGGCGCGTGGCAGACGTCAAGTATGAGTCTCGAACACGCAACTTCCACCAGCACGGCGTCAATTATGAAGAACCTGAATTTGTCGTAAAGGGTTATAGGTCCAAGGACAGAGAAGGCATGACTGAGACACGCTACCTGCAGAACCAGGATCGTATTATGGCAGCCGCTTATGGATTTGAGTATGACCCACATCCATCCAAGATTGGCCGCCAGAATCCAGAGACACAACAGGCAGGAATCATGACCCGGGGTCGTTCACTACGCAATCAGCCAAAGCCTACAGCCAAGGCGACCGAGGCAGACGAAGTCACTGGCAAGAGACAGCGGAAGCCTGTTCAATTGTTCGATCCGGCAACACAGGATGTCAGCCGCAGCTCAACACCGGTTCCAACCGCCAGACCCAGACGGCGTAGAACTGCCAATGCCGACAACGATGAAAGTCAGGTCTCTTTTGCTGCCAGTTTCAACAGCGAGTCCATCTCAGACGAcgaagctggagatggcaggAGGAGACGCAATCGTGCAGCACGGCCCAAGATGAATGTTCCCAGCATCATTGAAGAGCTCGCGCCTGCTCCTCCAAGCGAAGATTCCTCTGTACGCGAAACACCATCAAGATCGGGCCGTAATAAGCGAGTCAAGCAGCCCCCCAAGTACGACGAGGACCCTCTGGGCTACCACttcgttgaagaagagccgcCCAAGCGTCGCCATCTGTTGACTCTCAAGAtccccaagggcaagaaCATCAGCGAGCCGTCTTCAGCAATTACAGACAATGGCGATTCGCGGCCTTCGACTGCCGACTCAGATTCCACTTCGCATACTGCCGAGTCGTCGTATTCGTTCCGCCCCAAGCGACAGAAACGATTCCGCGACGACGCCGAAGAGAGTGAGGAGGCTTCTCAAGCTCccacaaagaagaagaacaagcgCATCAACGTTGTTCCCTCAGTTGGAGGAGAAGAGTTCCCTGTCCTACCGGAGATGCTCGAGCCAGAAGCGGCATTAGGCCCCAACCGTAAGATTCAGAAGATCAAAGTTGTACGCACTACTCCCGCGAGCCGCAAGGGCACACCATCGTCGCTGCCCAATggcgaagaagctgaagagccaCCAAAGGACTACAAGTCCATGACCAAGTCGGAGAAGATGTCAGCGTCTATGAAGA GTCGCTGGGCCAATGGCAACATGGCTGGTGCTGTGGAGAAGCGAAAGGCAACCCTCGCTGCGAAAAAGGCCGCGCAGGCAGCGGCTGAGCAGAGGGTTGGGCTTATCGCTCCCAAGCCCAAGATGAAGGCGGCTAAGAAGGAGCCGATTGAGCAAAATCAGATGCCACCGCCCTTTGCCCCTCAACAACCACCACAGCAAATGCATGGGATGGGATACCCATATCCTCCATCGTAA